A window of Bdellovibrionota bacterium genomic DNA:
CCGACCTCTGACATTGAGAATACGTCTCTCTTGATTACGCTGAACAGTGCCTCCTCCCGAATAGAAGAGCTTTCGGTTGTTTGCGACGGCACGCTTCCCGGGGAAGAGGTGTCGATCCATTACGCAGCGGGGGGACTTGATTCAGCGACAAAGTTGGTCCATGGCGAGCCGGTCATTTCATTGGACAACAAAGAGGTTGCGAAGCTTATCCAATCGCTCGTTTCCTGGTTCGCAAATAATGAAATCGAAACCGCTCGTTTTTCGTCCGAGTAAATCGTTTTAGAAACTTTACCGTGTTTCCTGCGGTTGACATCCCGGGCTGATTCCGCGAAAACAGTCGGCTGTTCCGGGCTCGTCTAATGGTAGGACAGCAGGCTCTGGACCTGCCTATCGAGGTTCGAATCCTTGGCCCGGAGCCAAATTAAAAAGGCCGGCTTTACCGGCCTTTTTAATTTGGCCTGGGGTCCGGTGAGGGCGTCGTCAACGCGAGGCAAGCCGCGGTGAAAGTGGAAACACGCTCGAATCAAACTGGGACGCCGGGTTTTCGAGGCATTGGGATGAAAGAGGAAGGCGTGGCCGAGTGTGAGCGTCATTCGAATCCTTGGCCCGGAGCCAGCCGAGCGGATTTGCCGGAGCAATCCCGCCAGGCTGGCGCCTTTTAAATGAGGTTCAGGAGTTACTTCGCGGCGCTTCTTTCGTTCATCGTCGCGATCATTTTTTCGGTTTTCTCGGCGTCCTGAATCATCAGGGCGGCCATTTCGCGCTCGAGCTTTGCCCGTTTCATCATGACCTCACCAGCCTTCGGATCGGCCGTCGACATATCGTGAGGAGCCGGCTTCATCTTTGCGCTTTTTTCCATGTCATTAATAATTCTCGACATTTGATTGGCTACCTTCCGATGATCGGCTGCGAGCTTTTTCAAATGGGAACCTTCGGCCTTGGCGTTTTTGTCCGTGCTTGTTGCCATCCAGTTGGCGTGCATTTCAAAACCATCGGCCACGGCCGTCATCAATTCCTCGAACTTCGTTGGAAGCGGAATCAAGGACTGGATCATTTCGCCGCAGTTCTCCATTTTCGTTGTGGTCATTGTTTTTGTCGCCGGCTGTTCTTCGGCCGAAGCAACACCAACCAATGCCAACACCAGAAATGTACTCGCTATAATTTTCATTCTTCAGCTCCTTTATGGAAAAGATTGTAAAAAGCGAAATTTGATATTTTAGACTTTTCCCGGCAAATAGCCAGCTGGCGCTGCAATAAGCGTTACCGCGACGCAGGAGTCAGGACGCTTTTTGCGTCCCCAGCACTCATTTTCTTCTGGAAAAACGTTCTAACTTCGGCCCAAATGGGGTGCGACCTTCGCTGGTCCTTTTGCCGCCAGGCATCATGGCTATTTCTAAGTTTTGAGACTTTCCTACGGGTGTGTTAGGAGCAGACACATGATTGATCATATCTGCATACGCGTCACGAACTACGGCAAGACGAAAGCATTCTACGAGAAAGCCCTGAAACCCTTGGGACTCAAGCTCAACGAAGAGTACGAGGGAACGATGGGGGGCTTCGGAGCGGACGGAAAATCCTTTTTGTGGGTCATCCAAGGGGAACCGTTGACCCGCGCGACTCATGTGGCGTTCACCAGCCGGGACCGCAAAGGCGTGGATCAATTCTATGCCGCGGCGATAGCGGCGGGAGGAAAAGACAACGGGAAGCCGGGCCCACGTCCTCAGTACAGCGAAAATTATTACGGAGCGTTCGTCTTGGATCCTGACGGCAATAATATCGAAGCGGTGTGCCATAAGGCGAAATAACGCGAGACCGGTCTCCTAGTGGCACGGAACGAAAAAAGGCGCGCGGCTAGGGTCCCGGTGTCGATGAACGTCGAAGGCTTTGCCGGGTCAAATACGCTCGGTTTTGGTTACGCCCAAAACATTTCGGAGTCCGGCCTTTCGGTCGACGCCCAGGCCCTGGAAGATAGGCGGCCGTTACCGGGCGTGGGTTCCAAAATCCGAATGCGATTCAAAATTCCGAATGCGGACGTGGTGGTCACCGCTCAGGGGAAAGTCGTGCGCGTCGATCTGGGAGCGACGTCACCTTTATTTGCTCTGGAATTTGTGGAAATGGAACCGGACTTTCGTGAAGCGATACGCCGATACGTTGAAGGCGTTTCCAAAATTCGGTGAACTGACATAGGTGACAATACATTTACGGTGAAAAAATTATCCACAGGTGTGGATAAATAATCATTCCTAAGCTGGATTCGATTCTTTCAGATTGAGAAGGTGAAAGCCTGACGTAAGTCACTGAATTTATACAACGGTTGGGAGTGATTAAAAAAGAGGCAATTTGTTCGACCCCTTGTTGGAATGGGGGTTGAGGTGAAAATGAGAGAGATCGCCCACCAGTTTTCCCCAGAACCTGTGGATAATCTCTCGAACGCTCGGTTCAACGTTTTCATGCCTACAACACCAGCGGGCAGACCACGTATTCACATTCACCGAAGGGCCGCTTTTTCATTTGATCGCTCTTTTTCATTTTCGTTCTCCCGTTCTCCCCTCGGTCTGACGTAAGAGCATCGACCGTGCCACGGAACGTGAACTCATTTTATCAAGCAATCTCAATGGCTTAAAAACAAAAGGCCGATTTGCTATCGGAAACGAGTCTTGAATTTGGTCCCTTTTAGAAACTGAACTGGTGTCGTTTCGGCCCTTGTTCTTTACTGACGAAGGCTTTTGGTTTACCAATCGCCGCTCGAAAATTCCTCATGGCGGCCATTCTCTACAACGGTTTCATTGTACTGGTGATCTGGATGGCCGCATGGTTTGCCGGATGGCGGCGTGATAACGGGCAATCCGTTCGCTTGATCATCAGTTTCTCGGCCGGGATATTTTTGGGAGTCTGTTTTCTCCATATGATTCCGGAATCGGCCCACCTTCTGGGAGACAAGGTCGGTCTCTTTGTCCTGGTCGGCTATCTGACGCTTTATCTTCTGGAGCGCTTCATCATGGTGCATCCGTGCGAAGAGGACGCCTGCGATTACCATCGGGTCGGTCTGGCGGCTTTCTTCGGACTTTCGTTGCATTCGTTGATCAACGGCCTGGCGCTCGGCTCGTCTCTGTTGATTCCGGGGCTCGGATTTGCCGTTTTCTTCGCCACGTTGGCTCACAAAGGACCGGAATCGTTTTCGTTGACCAGCCTTCTGATCCTCGGCCACCGGAGCAAGGCGCAGGTCTTAACGTATCTCGCCGTTTTTTCCGTTATGGTGCCGATCGGAACGGTCATCGCTCTGGTTGGATTGGAGCCGTTCGGCCAGAAGGTGATCGGCGCCGCGGTCGCGGTTTCCGCGGGGATTTTCCTTCAAATCGCGACGGGAGATCTTCTGCCGGAAATGCATCACAGCGGGGGGCATAGATTCGCCGGGCTCTTCCTCTTTTTGCTGGGCATCGGCCTCGCGATGGCCGGACATTGGATCGGCGGATAGGAGAAAGGAAGATGGGAAAGCTGTTTAGCTTGGATTTCGAGATCGTTCCGCCGGAAAAAGCGGTGGTTTCCGTTATGGATCGGAGTTTCCTGTACGGCGACAGCGTGTATGAAGTTGTCCGGACGTACCGCGGCTCGGTTCCGTTTCTTCTGGATCGCCACTTTCAACGACTTTGCCGGTCGGCCGAGCGGATTCGTTTAAAGGTCCCGTTTACGTTGGAAAAGCTTCGCGATCACATCAACCAATGCATCAGCAAGGCGTCGAATTCCGAGACGTATATCCGGATTGTCGTCAGCCGGGGCGAAGATATTCGGTTCGACTTGGCACCCGGCAACCATCTCCGGCCGCAACTGGTTCTCTTGGTGGACCAGATCAAAACCTTTCCAAAAAGCTTTTACGATCCGGGGATCCACGTCGCGTTGGTTTCCGTTCGACGAAATTTACGCGAGGCGCTCGATCCGAACATCAAGTCGGGAAACTACATGAACAACGTGCTGGCCCTCATGGAAGCCCGCGACCGTGGCGCGGACGATGCGGTGATGCTGAACGCCGATGGTTTTGTAACGGAAGGCACCACCAGCAACGTTTTTATCGTGCAGGGCGGGGTCGTGAAGACACCGAAAGCGGAAGCGGGGATTTTGGAAGGGATTTCGAGAGGTCTTCTCAAGGAAATCATGACCCAAGGCGGCATCCGGTTTGAAGAAGCGGACTTTAACGAAAAGGAATTCTTGGCGGCCGATGAAATTTTTCTCACCGGTACGGTGAAAGAATTAATGCCGGTCGCCCGAGTAAACGGCCAAGAGGTCGGGAAAGGCTCGCCAGGGCCGATGACCCATCGGCTCATGGAAGTCTGGCGAGAAGAAGTGGAACGTCGAACGCGCTAGTTTTTCGATTGATCCAACGTCCAATCAAACGTAGCGAAAGCGACCTGCGAGTATTTTTTGGGAATATGCTTGGCGTCCCCCTTGGGGAGCCGGCTTCGAATAAAAGTTAAGACGTCCGTATCCTTTGGGCCAAAATCATATTTGTACCAGTCGAAAATCGGTGAAAGCGTAACTTTCTTGGCGTCCTTTTCGATTCGGACATAGTTCGGATTTCGAATTGCCCGTTCCACCCCCTGGCTCAGATGGGTCTCGATCGTTTTAGCATCGTAGGGAACCGCAAGAAGGCGGGGGGAGCCCCGAACTCCCCACCAAAGAATGAAGTGTACGCGGGGGTCCTGAAACAACGGGCGAATGACGCCGCTCTCGAGGTCGATCAACGTGCGCGGAGCCCCCACGATTTCACAGGTCAAGCGATCGCGGAATCCTTGAATCTTCATGACGTCGTCGATCGGCAGGTGATCGCTGATCAATTTCATGACGCATACGTTGTGAGCGTTCACCCAAAACGCCAGTTGCTCGTTCTTTTCCGCGGCGCCCGGCTGGGCGTTTTTGAGCCACGCCATGGTTTCATCGAGCCACTTTTTTTCGGCGGAGCCGAATTTGTTCCATCGCACGCCATCCTCCGCAGCGATGGCGTGGAGCAGCTTGGCGTATGAAGCCGAACCGTCCTGCTCCAATGCTTGCGCGCTCAACGAGAATAGAGTCAGGAACACCGTACCAAAGGGAATAAGTCTCATAGGGGAGGATTGTAAGGACTCTTTCGTCATTTTTGATAGGATTTTCTCTCCGTGAGCCAAGGAAAGCCAAAAGCGGCGTTTTTGATTCTTGAAGGGCGAGATGCCGGGCGCGTCATTTCGGTGAAAAAGCTTCCGTTCACGATTGGGCGCCTTCTGGACAACGATTTGGTATTGGCCGATGAGCAGGTGTCGCGTCAGCACGCCAGGCTGGAGATGGAATCGGGGGGGCTGATTTTGGCCGATCTCCGTAGCCGGAACGGACTCTTCGTGAACGACCGCCGAATCGAACGGACGCTTTTGAGTGTAGGGGACCGCGTTCGAATCGGATCAACCGTCCTGGTTTTTCAGACCGACGCCAGCAAGGCTCGCGAGATTATGGCCGAATCGATTCCCGATTCTCCCGCTTTCGCTTTGGAAGAGGAGAATGAAATCAGCCATGAAGAGCCGACGTCGGTTCGGCACCTGTCCGGATTGGGAGCGATCGAGAGTCAGACTTTCCAAAAAGCGGCCTCACAGGCCGCAAAGCTGTTTTTCACCGCGCTCCCTCCTCAGGATGTCGCCTCCCAGCTGGTGGACATTTTGTTCCAGGCGTTTTCTCCGGATCGCGTGGAAGTGCTGTGGTCGGCCGGAGAACAACTGTCCATCGCTCGTTCGCGGAAGGAAGGAAAGCGATGTCCCTCGTTCCAAATGCCCGACGAGATGCTGAAAAAAGCGGGTCGCGGAGCGATTGCGGTGCGGGCCGCCGTTCCGAGTCCATTGAGGAAAAGTGCGGAGGAACGATCCGTGCTGCTTGCGCCGCTGATGGCGGACGGCGAAGTCAAAGGATGGCTTTACGGGGATCGTTCGCTCGAACAGACGCCGTTTGAGGGGAGAGATCTTGAAACCTTTCAGACCATGGCGTGGCTTGCGAGCGGCGTCATGGAACGAAGCACGGTCCTCAAAGAAAACCGGAAGCTCAAAGAATCGATCTCGCTGATGGAGAAGCATCTTTCACCCGAGGTCGTCCGAATGCTTTCGGCCAAAGGGATCAGCATCGACGAGAGCGCTCTCGCCGTGGACGAACGCGAAGTCACCGTGCTTTTTTCGGACATTCAGGGGTTTACGCCGCTTTCGGAACGCCTCAAACCGAACGAACTCGCGCAGTTGTTGAACGAATATTTTCAGCGGATGGTCGATGTCATTATGGTCCACCATGGGACGCTCAATAAATTTATCGGCGACGCCATCATGGCGCTTTTCGGTGCCCCTGAAAGTCACGGCAACGACGCCGCCAACGCGGTTCAAGCGGGATTTGCGATGATCGAAACGCTCAAGCGTTTCTGGGAAAAGATCGACGAGAGGAAGCGTTTTAACATCCGTGTGGGAATCAATACCGGCCGCGTTGTGGCCGGAAACATCGGATCGGAAAAGAAAATGGAGTACACCGTTTTAGGCGATGCGGTGAACGTCGCATCCCGATTGGAGGGGGTCTCCCCTCCGAACGTCGTGACGATCGGGTCACGCACGGCGGAACTGGTGGAAGGACTCTTTAGGCTCGAAAAGGTCTCCGGTGTGAAAGTTAAAGGGAAGTCCGGCGAGATGGAAGTGTTCCGCGTCCTGGGCCCCGCTACGCCATAGCCGCTAGGACCTTAATGATATCGCGAGCGGTGGAGGGACGCCCCGCTTTGTCTTTTGAAAGGCAGGACATCACCACGTCGGTAATCGCGCCGGGAACCCCCTCGGCCTGCGGCGCCAAGGGCGGGGGCGGCGTGTGAAGATGGGCGTACATGATGTCCCCTTTGAAAAAGGGCGGCGTTCCGGCGAGCATTTCGTAAAAGAGAACCCCCATCGAGTAAATGTCCGTTCGCTGATCGATGTCTTTGCCCAGGACCTGCTCGGGCGACATATACAGGGGGGTTCCGCGCAGCATCGTTTTATCGATCGACATTTCTTGAAGAACTTTGGCGAGGCCGAAATCCATCAGTTTTACGGATCGATTCGGCAACAGCAAAATGTTGGAAGGTTTGATGTCGCGATGAATGACCTTCTGCTCGTGGGCGTATCCGATCACGTCGCAGAGCGCCTTCGCGATATGGAGGAAGTTCGGGAGGTCGACTTTCTTCACCTGTTTTAAGACCTGCTGAAGCGTTTTTCCCTGGAGGAACTCCATGGCGATGAAGTAGCTGCCGTTCTCCTGGCCTACATCGTAAACGGTGACGATGTTGGGATGATTGAGCTTCGCGGCGGTCTGGGCCTCCTTGAGAAGGCTTTCCAACGCTTGAGGGTCGTCCTTTAACGTATGCGGTAAGGTTTTAAAGGCGACGATTCGATCGAGCATTTTGTCCTTCGCCTTGTAGACGATGCCCATCGCGCCTCTTCCGAGTTCTTCGATAATCTCGTAACGGGTCTCTCGCTGCGGCGTTTCGCCGGAAATGGTTTCAGAGGCAGTCGCCGAAGGTGCGCGCGATTTCCGGGCCTCGACCTTTTGCTTCAACTCGCCGACTTTCACGCTGACGTCCTTGTAGTGAAAATCGCGCTTTAAAAGCTCGTCGAAAACATCCAAAGCCGAAGAGTATTCACCCTTCCTCTCCAAGAGCATTCCGTACGCGTAGGAACTATCCAAATCGAACTCGACGGCGGTCGACTCTTTCGCTTCCGTAAACGTTTTCAGAGCCAGATCGTCCATTCCCTTTTCGACGAAGATTTGGCCGAGAAGAAGCCGCGTTCGCGGATAGTCCGTGTGATACGATGGAACTTTCTGGCAAAGCGCGATGGCTTCGTCCACGAGGCCTTGTTGTTGATAGAGCTGGGCCCCTTCGTAAAATCGTTCATCGCGTACCATCAGCTCAATGACCTTGTCCATCTCTCCGAGATCTCGATAGGTGGAAATCGCCTGCTCGTTCAGACCCCCTTTTTCGAACGCCATCGCCGCTTTTTTCATGTCCCCGGCGCGCATGAACAGGTCTCCGGCCAGGGAATAATTTCCGTCTTTTACATAGAGGAGCGCGGCCTTGGAGAAATCCTCGAGAGATTCGTAAATCTCTGCGGCTTCAACCCAACATTCGGCGTGGACGAACGCCTGCGCCGCTTCGATCTTCTGGCCTTTCTGCAAATAGACATGCGCGATCGCGGTTTGGGCCTTCTTCTTATCTCCCATCTTCTCGTAGATCTTGGCGAGGAGCGCGTGGTTGTTGCTGTTTTCCAGGTATTTCGCGGCCTTTGGAAATTCACCCGCTTGGTAACAATGGAGTCCGTAGAGATAGTTGGCCTTCTCCATGTTCCCCATGCCCGAATAAATTTCGGCCGCTTTGATGAACTCGCGCGCTTTCACCAGCTCCTCGGCCGCCGCTTCCAGATTACCCTCGGACATCATGGCCTGGGCGCGCACTTCCGTCGCCCGATCCGCCGCGCCGGCCTTCTCATACAAACGCGCGGCGTCTTCGCTCCTCCCCTGTTCCTCGAATTGCTGGGCGACTTCCGTGAGTTCCCTCCCCCCAATGGCCGCTTGTTCGGCCTCGTCCGCCGTCTGCAAATCGATGTTCACCACTTTGTCGTCCAGCGTATAGATGTCGACCGCCTGTTCGACGGTCCGTCCTCCGTGCGTAACGCGGATCTTGTGTTTGCC
This region includes:
- a CDS encoding ZIP family metal transporter, encoding MAAILYNGFIVLVIWMAAWFAGWRRDNGQSVRLIISFSAGIFLGVCFLHMIPESAHLLGDKVGLFVLVGYLTLYLLERFIMVHPCEEDACDYHRVGLAAFFGLSLHSLINGLALGSSLLIPGLGFAVFFATLAHKGPESFSLTSLLILGHRSKAQVLTYLAVFSVMVPIGTVIALVGLEPFGQKVIGAAVAVSAGIFLQIATGDLLPEMHHSGGHRFAGLFLFLLGIGLAMAGHWIGG
- a CDS encoding aminotransferase class IV is translated as MGKLFSLDFEIVPPEKAVVSVMDRSFLYGDSVYEVVRTYRGSVPFLLDRHFQRLCRSAERIRLKVPFTLEKLRDHINQCISKASNSETYIRIVVSRGEDIRFDLAPGNHLRPQLVLLVDQIKTFPKSFYDPGIHVALVSVRRNLREALDPNIKSGNYMNNVLALMEARDRGADDAVMLNADGFVTEGTTSNVFIVQGGVVKTPKAEAGILEGISRGLLKEIMTQGGIRFEEADFNEKEFLAADEIFLTGTVKELMPVARVNGQEVGKGSPGPMTHRLMEVWREEVERRTR
- a CDS encoding VOC family protein translates to MIDHICIRVTNYGKTKAFYEKALKPLGLKLNEEYEGTMGGFGADGKSFLWVIQGEPLTRATHVAFTSRDRKGVDQFYAAAIAAGGKDNGKPGPRPQYSENYYGAFVLDPDGNNIEAVCHKAK
- a CDS encoding DUF547 domain-containing protein, with translation MRLIPFGTVFLTLFSLSAQALEQDGSASYAKLLHAIAAEDGVRWNKFGSAEKKWLDETMAWLKNAQPGAAEKNEQLAFWVNAHNVCVMKLISDHLPIDDVMKIQGFRDRLTCEIVGAPRTLIDLESGVIRPLFQDPRVHFILWWGVRGSPRLLAVPYDAKTIETHLSQGVERAIRNPNYVRIEKDAKKVTLSPIFDWYKYDFGPKDTDVLTFIRSRLPKGDAKHIPKKYSQVAFATFDWTLDQSKN
- a CDS encoding PilZ domain-containing protein: MARNEKRRAARVPVSMNVEGFAGSNTLGFGYAQNISESGLSVDAQALEDRRPLPGVGSKIRMRFKIPNADVVVTAQGKVVRVDLGATSPLFALEFVEMEPDFREAIRRYVEGVSKIR
- a CDS encoding adenylate/guanylate cyclase domain-containing protein; this translates as MSQGKPKAAFLILEGRDAGRVISVKKLPFTIGRLLDNDLVLADEQVSRQHARLEMESGGLILADLRSRNGLFVNDRRIERTLLSVGDRVRIGSTVLVFQTDASKAREIMAESIPDSPAFALEEENEISHEEPTSVRHLSGLGAIESQTFQKAASQAAKLFFTALPPQDVASQLVDILFQAFSPDRVEVLWSAGEQLSIARSRKEGKRCPSFQMPDEMLKKAGRGAIAVRAAVPSPLRKSAEERSVLLAPLMADGEVKGWLYGDRSLEQTPFEGRDLETFQTMAWLASGVMERSTVLKENRKLKESISLMEKHLSPEVVRMLSAKGISIDESALAVDEREVTVLFSDIQGFTPLSERLKPNELAQLLNEYFQRMVDVIMVHHGTLNKFIGDAIMALFGAPESHGNDAANAVQAGFAMIETLKRFWEKIDERKRFNIRVGINTGRVVAGNIGSEKKMEYTVLGDAVNVASRLEGVSPPNVVTIGSRTAELVEGLFRLEKVSGVKVKGKSGEMEVFRVLGPATP